gattaatttattaattttcgtgtacaaataatgaactttgtgatgaataaaacttgaagaactttgtctctaaacagttacatagttatttctctaaattgaaaaaatgcagcacttttatataaagaaactaaattagcattatttggttgcactcgTTTTGTCCGatagtgtatatatatcaatgaattaaaaaaaacattttttaatttataatattggtTATAGTTTATCACCAAATTAagatataaatgaatataaaacttttaaatacaaagaCTACAAAGtaactgaaaattaaaattgctgttaaaatttatttatttacaatacttTATTAAGAAACATGTTTATACCTAATATCTAAAACACTTAATAAAGAAACATGttaaatctattatttaaattctattaaattacttttgtataaatataagttcatagcttaatagaataataatagaaatttctaataataacaGAAGTCTCTGAAAATACtcattttattttgtacatttttcTTGATACCTTTTCCCGATAGATTTTCATATGCATGTAAATCTCAGGTGTGTGTATCTGCGTAAACTTTTGCTGCGAGAATTCTTGACTgactaacaattatttataaaaatataataaaatttattgaaagttacaataaattattataaaaggaattaaaagttcaaaaattgtGGATTGGTCTTACCTACTGCAACTGCTTGATGGTCTagatagctttttttttgacattaaagTCTCCTCTTCATGGTGAGAAGACTCTATTAAATTCAttcggttaaaaaaaaaaaaacaatataaaaacaaaagcaaacaaaattgaATACTTTGTATAGGAATCATAAACATCATCcatttatattacatacattatgtttttaatattgtaaaaacttcactattataatataaatattttttattattataatataaatgtttaaaaattttttgaataataaatattataaactataccTAATTCATTTTTGTCTGGTAGTTTGCTGAACAATTgtgataaattttcaaatttcttattCAAATTCATTGCATATTTGTTAATAGATATGTTGCtgttaataatttgattttcaacAAAGCGTGAGGACATCATTTGATCAGCAGACATTGGTCGcattattttttgcttaataaCTGGAGTACTATTAATGTTTCTATCTAATATATcaagattcattttttttataaaagtataaacttcAGATTGCATCTCCTGGTTTAGCATTATGggattatcataaatatttaattcacgCAATGATATTGACAAAGTTAACAATTGTTTCAGCTCGGATATTTCCTCTATTTTATTTCTATCAACATGTAAAACTTCAAGCTCTTTGAACTGTTCAACAATATGTTTTATGCTTACAAATCTGttacaagaaatttttaacaCTTGCAACGAGCTCAAAGACTTCAGGGAGGCTAAACTATTTAGTTCGTTATTGTCTAGCACAAGAATCGATAACTGACGAAGCATGCCCAACCCAGAAACATCATTTAGACAATTGAAGCTTGCATCGATTTCAAGTAACTTAACTAAAGAAGACAGAACAGGTAAGCAAGTCAAACTGTTATGTGAGCAATTCAACTCTTCCAATACAACCAGTGCATTTATAGCTGAAATATCCCTTAAGAGATTTGAGCTAATGTCAAGATAGGTTAAATTAGAGAGTGATgaaatttcattttgtttaatttcatgAATTAAATTGCTGTCTAACCTTAAGACTTTGAGACTTTTAGCATTTTGAAGTGAATCATTCAGAGCAACAATTTTATTGTGTTGCAATTTTAACACTTGTATGTTTGGCAGACTCTTGAGGCCACAAATATCTGTTAATTCGTTTGAAAATAATACCAGTTCAACTACAGTATTTCCAGGAAAAACATTCTCAGGTATTAACTTGATGAAGTTACATGATAAGTTAATTGACTtgaaacttttttgagaaaacaacTCAGAaggaatacattttaaattgttgctTGAAAGGTTGAGAGTATAATTGACTGtagagttctttttttttacacatggTTTACTACTTTGATTCATTTTGTATCAACTTTTGATTTGGCTAACATGATTAATTCCAAAATAAGCTTGGTACTCAAATATAATTTAGGTTGTTGCCAAGTTACtttctaaaaatcttaaatattacTTATGTAGTAGATAGTCACtattaataagttataaaaatcttttctaaatacaataat
The nucleotide sequence above comes from Hydra vulgaris chromosome 09, alternate assembly HydraT2T_AEP. Encoded proteins:
- the LOC105844516 gene encoding leucine-rich repeat and death domain-containing protein 1 is translated as MNQSSKPCVKKKNSTVNYTLNLSSNNLKCIPSELFSQKSFKSINLSCNFIKLIPENVFPGNTVVELVLFSNELTDICGLKSLPNIQVLKLQHNKIVALNDSLQNAKSLKVLRLDSNLIHEIKQNEISSLSNLTYLDISSNLLRDISAINALVVLEELNCSHNSLTCLPVLSSLVKLLEIDASFNCLNDVSGLGMLRQLSILVLDNNELNSLASLKSLSSLQVLKISCNRFVSIKHIVEQFKELEVLHVDRNKIEEISELKQLLTLSISLRELNIYDNPIMLNQEMQSEVYTFIKKMNLDILDRNINSTPVIKQKIMRPMSADQMMSSRFVENQIINSNISINKYAMNLNKKFENLSQLFSKLPDKNELESSHHEEETLMSKKKLSRPSSSCSSQSRILAAKVYADTHT